The Flavivirga eckloniae genomic interval TTCGCTTTTGAAGCTCTCTTTTTAGCGTTTCGATTTCAGAGGTTTTACTTTTAAGTGCTTTTATTTCCTTTTCTTGATTGATAGTGTATAATGTCAATTCCTCTATTTTCTCAAGCAATTTTAAGTTCATTTCCTTGAGTTTAATACCATTTATTTCCATATCCTTTGCTGAAGGGATGTTGGGCAAATGCCCTTTTTCTGAAATGTAATTCTCAACTTCTTGAAGTGTTTTTAAATCGTAATTTTTGTAGAATACATAATCAGGCCCTACAGCACCTAATAAATCTACTTTGACTTCATTGGTGTGAATGTTTCCTTTTACTGTTAGTTTTGAGTCGGGAGAAATGGTGCCAATACCAACATTTCCATTATGCCGGATTGCCATTTGGTCAGATCCATTAGTTCCAAATAATAATCTTGTAGCGTCTACACCTGGGTCAACAGCAATATATGGATTGGTTAATTGACCAAAATGTTGCCATCTGAGCTCTGTTCTTGTCCCGTTACTTTGTATCAATATACCATTTCTCTGATAGCCACCGCCTATACCCTCCATTCCAAGTCGAACATCACCAAGTACTGTAAATTTCTTGTCAGGATATATTGTACCTGTTCCTACACCAACATTTAAATTTAGCGAATTTGTAATTCCACTTACGGCATTTGGGAGGTAGAGAGTTTGAGAAAGTGTTTCAAGGGTTAC includes:
- a CDS encoding tail fiber protein gives rise to the protein MKKLHLLLILLFVTLETLSQTLYLPNAVSGITNSLNLNVGVGTGTIYPDKKFTVLGDVRLGMEGIGGGYQRNGILIQSNGTRTELRWQHFGQLTNPYIAVDPGVDATRLLFGTNGSDQMAIRHNGNVGIGTISPDSKLTVKGNIHTNEVKVDLLGAVGPDYVFYKNYDLKTLQEVENYISEKGHLPNIPSAKDMEINGIKLKEMNLKLLEKIEELTLYTINQEKEIKALKSKTSEIETLKRELQKRKITNKNLETRLQKVETLLNSIKQ